Proteins encoded together in one Longimicrobium sp. window:
- a CDS encoding cysteine hydrolase family protein produces the protein MKARIGWVVDAQNDFLLPPEQGGRLYVHDLFDNGEDAGATQAIPAIERAVEWMRARCDVMVYTGDWHSYADEEIDAAAPDPSRGTYPPHCMGLSDDAAEREGAQILASIRPEDPIVLSRAATPEDARAAARRAVATRRPVFIHKSKFDVFEGNRATDDLLRALREELRKPVEVFVAGVARDVCVKQAVEGMLAPQRALPVTLISDATWGLGIEKEEESLARWLASGAALMTTAGLAMRDS, from the coding sequence ATGAAGGCCCGCATCGGCTGGGTGGTGGACGCGCAGAACGATTTCCTCCTGCCGCCGGAGCAGGGAGGGCGCCTGTACGTCCACGACCTTTTCGACAACGGAGAGGACGCGGGCGCCACGCAGGCGATCCCCGCCATCGAGCGGGCGGTGGAGTGGATGCGCGCGCGCTGCGACGTCATGGTCTACACGGGCGACTGGCACTCGTACGCGGACGAGGAGATCGACGCCGCGGCGCCCGACCCGTCGCGCGGCACCTATCCGCCGCACTGCATGGGCCTCTCGGACGACGCGGCCGAACGGGAGGGCGCGCAGATACTGGCCTCCATCCGCCCCGAGGACCCCATCGTCCTCTCCCGCGCCGCCACCCCCGAGGACGCCCGCGCCGCCGCGCGCCGCGCGGTAGCGACACGCAGGCCCGTCTTCATCCACAAAAGCAAGTTCGACGTGTTCGAGGGCAACCGCGCTACCGACGACCTGCTGCGCGCCCTTCGCGAAGAGCTAAGGAAGCCGGTGGAGGTGTTCGTGGCCGGCGTGGCGCGCGACGTGTGCGTCAAGCAGGCGGTGGAGGGAATGCTGGCGCCTCAACGGGCGCTCCCCGTGACCCTGATCAGCGACGCGACGTGGGGGCTGGGGATCGAAAAGGAGGAGGAGAGCCTGGCGCGCTGGCTCGCCTCCGGAGCGGCCCTCATGACCACGGCGGGACTCGCCATGCGCGACTCATGA
- a CDS encoding NUDIX domain-containing protein, producing MEDGAEVRGVNPGGDPPEWALEYDAREYPRHAVTGDAVALALGREGGATQLQALVVVRGGEPFAGLDAWPGGFMDWAGDRDSREAALRELREETGCPAPEHVEPLGSYSTNGRDPRQFAGARDPGTGEWVSRGSRVTTNAYLMLVRREGGGFDPQHGDDATDARWEDVYTYFPWEDLRSADGRAAAQSALRALDDWARGQGGDRAERVEFAWGFGLREWNEERVSERFALLREAGLVEEAHRDTWGRVTGDGAKAFGRPMAFDHREIMADALGRLRGKIKYLPAALMALLGAEFTLDELQAGCEVIAGRPLHRANFRRAVAAAKDHRATRAPRIVHGTGKRRTRDTGGPGVPPELFRFREDTLRARLETSIRLPWLPLEGGEEASAAAREA from the coding sequence ATGGAGGATGGTGCGGAGGTGCGTGGGGTGAACCCGGGAGGCGACCCGCCGGAGTGGGCGCTGGAGTACGATGCGCGCGAATATCCGCGCCACGCCGTTACGGGTGACGCGGTCGCCCTCGCGCTGGGCCGCGAAGGAGGCGCCACGCAGCTCCAGGCGCTCGTGGTGGTGCGCGGCGGCGAGCCGTTCGCCGGGCTCGACGCGTGGCCCGGCGGCTTCATGGACTGGGCCGGGGACCGCGACTCGCGCGAGGCCGCCCTGCGCGAGCTGCGCGAGGAGACCGGGTGCCCCGCGCCCGAGCACGTGGAGCCGCTCGGCAGCTACAGCACCAACGGCCGCGACCCGCGCCAGTTCGCCGGCGCGCGCGATCCCGGGACGGGTGAGTGGGTCTCGCGCGGCTCCCGCGTCACCACTAACGCCTACCTGATGCTGGTGCGGCGCGAGGGCGGCGGCTTCGACCCCCAGCACGGCGACGACGCCACTGACGCGCGCTGGGAGGACGTCTACACGTACTTCCCCTGGGAAGACCTGCGCTCCGCGGACGGGCGTGCGGCGGCGCAATCCGCTTTGCGCGCGCTCGATGATTGGGCGCGCGGCCAGGGCGGGGACCGAGCGGAGCGGGTGGAGTTCGCCTGGGGATTCGGGCTGCGCGAGTGGAACGAGGAGCGCGTCTCCGAGCGCTTCGCCCTGCTGCGGGAGGCGGGGCTGGTGGAGGAGGCGCATCGCGACACCTGGGGGCGCGTCACCGGTGACGGCGCAAAGGCGTTCGGGCGGCCGATGGCGTTCGACCACCGGGAGATCATGGCCGACGCGCTGGGCCGTCTGCGCGGCAAGATCAAGTACCTCCCAGCGGCGCTGATGGCGCTCCTGGGCGCCGAGTTCACGCTGGACGAGCTGCAGGCCGGGTGCGAGGTGATCGCGGGCAGGCCGTTGCACCGCGCCAACTTCCGGCGCGCGGTGGCCGCCGCCAAGGATCACCGCGCCACGCGCGCCCCCCGCATCGTGCACGGCACGGGGAAGCGGCGCACGCGCGACACCGGCGGGCCAGGCGTGCCACCGGAACTCTTCCGCTTCCGCGAAGACACGCTGCGCGCGCGCCTGGAGACCTCCATCCGGCTGCCGTGGCTCCCGCTGGAGGGCGGGGAAGAGGCGTCCGCCGCCGCGCGGGAAGCTTGA
- the sucC gene encoding ADP-forming succinate--CoA ligase subunit beta gives MNIHEYQAKELLAAQGIPVPMGEVATTPEQAEEIARRLGGAVVIKAQVHAGGRGKAGGVKLASTPEEAREKAEAILKLTIKDLPVQKVLVAPAEDIASEAYVGIILDRASHAPVFMVSAAGGVDIEEVAHTNPEAIIKLPVDPRYGLLPHQAYELATKLYTDVKQQRAAAKIIQQLYKAFMEAGGSLVEINPLITTPSGEVKAIDAKFNIDDNELFRLPAIEALRDESSEAPAEVQAREAGLTFIKLDGNVGCVVNGAGLAMATMDLVKYYGGDPANFLDIGGSSNPEKVVNALRIITTDPAVKVILFNIFGGITRTDDVANGIVTATRQLNMDIPIVIRLTGTNEEIAIKILNEAGFTALTDMDDAVQKAVALANGEAQ, from the coding sequence GTGAACATCCACGAATACCAGGCCAAAGAGCTCCTGGCCGCGCAGGGGATCCCCGTCCCCATGGGCGAGGTGGCGACCACGCCGGAGCAGGCCGAAGAAATCGCGCGCCGCCTGGGCGGGGCCGTGGTGATCAAGGCCCAGGTGCACGCCGGCGGGCGCGGCAAGGCGGGCGGCGTCAAGCTCGCCAGCACGCCGGAAGAGGCGCGCGAGAAGGCCGAGGCCATCCTCAAGCTGACCATCAAGGACCTCCCGGTGCAAAAGGTGCTCGTCGCCCCGGCCGAGGACATCGCGAGCGAGGCGTACGTCGGCATCATCCTGGACCGCGCCAGCCATGCGCCCGTGTTCATGGTGTCGGCGGCGGGCGGCGTGGACATCGAAGAGGTGGCGCACACCAACCCCGAAGCCATCATCAAGCTGCCGGTGGACCCGCGCTACGGCCTGCTTCCGCACCAGGCGTACGAGCTGGCCACGAAGCTGTATACGGACGTGAAGCAGCAGCGCGCGGCGGCCAAGATCATCCAGCAGCTCTACAAGGCGTTCATGGAGGCGGGCGGCTCGCTGGTCGAGATCAACCCGCTGATCACCACGCCCTCGGGCGAGGTCAAGGCGATCGACGCCAAGTTCAACATCGACGACAACGAGCTCTTCCGCCTGCCGGCCATCGAGGCGCTGCGCGACGAATCGTCCGAGGCGCCGGCCGAGGTGCAGGCGCGCGAGGCGGGGCTGACCTTCATCAAGCTGGACGGCAACGTCGGCTGCGTGGTGAACGGCGCCGGGCTGGCCATGGCCACCATGGACCTGGTGAAGTACTACGGCGGCGACCCGGCCAACTTCCTGGACATCGGCGGCTCGTCGAACCCGGAAAAGGTGGTCAACGCCCTCCGCATCATCACCACCGACCCGGCGGTCAAGGTCATCCTGTTCAACATCTTCGGCGGCATCACCCGGACGGACGACGTGGCGAACGGGATCGTGACGGCCACGCGGCAGCTGAACATGGACATCCCCATCGTCATCCGCCTGACCGGCACCAACGAAGAGATCGCCATCAAGATCCTGAACGAAGCCGGGTTCACCGCGCTTACCGACATGGACGACGCCGTGCAGAAGGCCGTCGCTTTGGCCAACGGGGAGGCCCAGTGA
- a CDS encoding DUF3667 domain-containing protein, which yields MPDPPVPSGSAVADRPGARGDPTAAPKRKARWWSPETRRTPARPCLNCGDPTVSAFCPTCGQRKVEVRISLRRMLLELLEDQLALNATLPRTVGALLFRPGHLTSEYVKGRIVRYVPPFRLYLVTSVLFFVLLPLAADANIIADQVARDDAAQVRRVSAPAAANPGGLPAPPPPPARPREEMDINIAWKDTAAVPGWLKPLNRRLTRTGERLKRMPPGEALRALIVAMEENAPKGVFLMMPLFAFFLKVLYFRQRRYFVEHFVFALHVHSLAFVLSTVGMLFQFPLLLGTLGLWQLVYVFVAMKRVYGQGIVRTFAKYLALGFAYVVFGVGLGAAATMLLAAITM from the coding sequence ATGCCCGATCCACCCGTCCCATCCGGCAGCGCCGTCGCCGATCGCCCGGGCGCGCGCGGCGACCCGACGGCCGCGCCGAAGCGGAAGGCGCGGTGGTGGTCGCCGGAGACGCGCCGCACCCCGGCCCGGCCCTGCCTCAACTGCGGCGACCCCACCGTGAGCGCCTTCTGCCCCACCTGCGGGCAGCGCAAGGTGGAGGTGAGGATCTCGTTGCGGAGGATGCTGCTCGAGCTGCTGGAGGACCAGCTCGCGCTCAACGCGACGCTGCCCCGCACCGTCGGGGCGCTCCTCTTCCGCCCCGGCCACCTCACCTCCGAGTACGTGAAGGGGCGGATCGTGCGATACGTGCCGCCGTTCCGGCTGTACCTGGTCACCTCCGTCCTCTTCTTCGTCCTCCTCCCGCTCGCCGCCGACGCCAACATCATCGCGGACCAGGTCGCCCGCGACGACGCCGCGCAGGTGAGGCGCGTGTCCGCCCCGGCGGCCGCGAACCCGGGCGGGCTCCCTGCTCCGCCCCCGCCTCCCGCGCGGCCCCGCGAAGAGATGGACATCAACATCGCCTGGAAGGACACGGCGGCGGTGCCCGGCTGGCTGAAGCCGCTGAACCGCCGCCTCACCCGCACCGGGGAGCGCCTCAAGAGGATGCCCCCCGGCGAGGCGCTGCGGGCGCTGATCGTGGCGATGGAGGAGAACGCGCCCAAGGGCGTGTTCCTCATGATGCCGCTCTTCGCGTTCTTTCTGAAGGTGCTGTACTTCCGCCAGAGGCGTTACTTCGTGGAGCACTTCGTCTTCGCGCTGCACGTGCACTCGCTGGCGTTCGTGCTCTCCACCGTCGGGATGCTCTTCCAGTTCCCGCTGCTCCTGGGGACGCTCGGGCTCTGGCAGCTCGTCTACGTATTCGTGGCGATGAAGCGGGTTTACGGACAGGGGATCGTCCGCACCTTTGCGAAGTACCTCGCGCTGGGCTTCGCGTACGTCGTCTTCGGCGTGGGGCTCGGCGCCGCGGCGACGATGCTGCTGGCGGCGATCACCATGTAG
- the nadE gene encoding NAD(+) synthase: MTTASATSTSRREIPATLRIDAEAELAAMAEWLAGVVRGAGMRRVVMGLSGGVDSAVAAMVAARALGPENVVLLSMPYGSGRHAASAPASLNDARAVAERLPEAEWRTIDIAASVDASAAASGLHDVLAADPSNVRAVLALGNLKARHRAVTLYTFANMAGDTLVLGTENRTENLLGYFTVHGDAASDLEVLSPFLKTEVWQLAEASGVPSVVIDKAPSADLWPGQTDESELGFTYGEADQVLAHYWPAFGAARARGESLPEGIPESVVAAVLARVDATAWKRAAKPVYPGRSAR, from the coding sequence ATGACCACAGCGAGCGCAACCTCCACGAGCCGCCGGGAGATCCCCGCGACCCTCCGCATCGACGCGGAGGCGGAGCTGGCGGCGATGGCGGAGTGGCTGGCCGGCGTGGTGCGCGGGGCGGGGATGCGGCGGGTGGTGATGGGGCTTTCGGGCGGCGTGGACAGCGCCGTTGCGGCCATGGTGGCGGCGCGCGCGCTCGGCCCGGAGAACGTCGTCCTCCTCTCGATGCCGTACGGCAGCGGACGCCACGCGGCATCGGCGCCGGCGTCGCTCAATGACGCGCGCGCCGTGGCCGAGCGCCTGCCAGAGGCGGAGTGGCGGACGATCGACATCGCGGCGTCGGTGGACGCGTCTGCCGCGGCGTCGGGGCTGCACGACGTGCTCGCGGCCGATCCGTCCAACGTGCGCGCGGTGCTCGCGCTGGGGAACCTCAAGGCCCGCCATCGCGCCGTCACCCTCTACACGTTCGCCAACATGGCGGGCGACACGCTCGTCCTGGGCACCGAGAACCGCACCGAGAACCTCCTGGGCTACTTCACCGTCCACGGCGACGCGGCGAGCGACCTGGAAGTGCTCTCGCCCTTTCTCAAGACGGAGGTGTGGCAGCTCGCGGAGGCGTCCGGCGTCCCGTCCGTGGTGATCGACAAGGCGCCCTCCGCGGACCTGTGGCCGGGGCAGACGGACGAGAGCGAACTCGGCTTCACCTATGGCGAGGCGGATCAGGTGCTCGCGCACTACTGGCCGGCCTTCGGCGCCGCCCGCGCGCGCGGCGAGAGCCTGCCCGAGGGGATCCCCGAGTCCGTCGTCGCGGCGGTGCTGGCACGCGTGGACGCCACCGCGTGGAAGCGCGCCGCCAAGCCCGTATACCCGGGCCGGAGCGCGCGATGA
- a CDS encoding phosphomannomutase/phosphoglucomutase, protein MANPHIFRQYDIRGVVGPDVTVEVAEQIGRAFATLAIRRLGKPRPTLALGRDNRLTSPDLAAGVRRGMVAAGVHVVDVGLVPTPVHSFAVYHGELDGGLQVTGSHNPPQYNGFKMTLGGSIYGDSIQEVRRMIDESDYESGEGSVEERDVMDDYVRYIAERFTIGRKLKVVVDCGNGTGSIVAERLLTALGDNVEVIPIFCESDGTFPNHHPDPVVDKNLVDIIARVKAEGADLGVAFDGDADRIGAIDDRGEIVRGDTLLLLYGLDLIQRRGPGQKVVFDVKCSQLLPEMLEKVGGVPVMNATGHSLIKKRMKEEGSLLSGELSGHIMFGDNYFGYDDALYGAVLLIDIVARQGRPLSEWIAEFPVFVSTAELRYPATEETKFAIVERATAHFRKDHEVIDVDGARVLFGDGWGLIRASNTEPVLVARYEAKTDERLEEIRSEMEGWLAGEGIGGPSVGH, encoded by the coding sequence ATGGCCAATCCGCACATCTTCCGTCAGTACGACATCCGCGGCGTCGTAGGACCCGACGTCACCGTGGAGGTGGCCGAGCAGATCGGCCGCGCCTTCGCCACGCTCGCCATCCGCCGGCTGGGCAAGCCCCGGCCGACGCTGGCGCTGGGGCGCGACAACCGCCTCACCTCTCCGGACCTCGCCGCCGGCGTGCGCCGCGGGATGGTGGCCGCCGGCGTGCACGTGGTGGACGTGGGCCTCGTGCCCACCCCCGTGCATTCCTTCGCGGTGTACCACGGCGAGCTGGACGGCGGGCTGCAGGTGACGGGATCGCACAACCCGCCGCAGTACAACGGCTTCAAAATGACGCTCGGCGGCTCCATCTACGGCGACTCCATCCAGGAGGTGCGCCGCATGATCGACGAGAGCGACTACGAGAGCGGGGAAGGAAGCGTCGAGGAGCGTGACGTGATGGACGACTACGTCCGCTACATCGCGGAGCGCTTCACCATCGGCCGCAAGCTCAAGGTGGTGGTGGACTGCGGCAACGGTACCGGCTCCATCGTGGCCGAGCGCCTGCTGACGGCGCTTGGCGACAACGTGGAGGTGATCCCCATCTTCTGCGAGTCGGACGGCACCTTTCCCAACCACCACCCGGACCCGGTGGTGGACAAGAACCTGGTGGACATCATCGCCCGCGTGAAGGCGGAGGGCGCGGACCTGGGCGTGGCCTTCGACGGCGACGCGGACCGCATCGGCGCCATCGACGACCGCGGCGAGATCGTGCGCGGCGACACCCTCCTCCTGCTGTACGGCCTGGACCTGATCCAGCGCCGCGGGCCGGGGCAGAAGGTGGTGTTCGACGTGAAGTGCTCGCAGCTCCTTCCCGAGATGCTGGAGAAGGTGGGCGGCGTGCCGGTGATGAACGCCACCGGCCACTCGCTGATCAAGAAGCGGATGAAGGAGGAGGGGTCGCTGCTCTCGGGCGAGCTCTCGGGCCACATCATGTTCGGCGACAACTACTTTGGCTACGACGACGCCCTCTATGGCGCCGTCCTGCTGATCGACATCGTGGCGCGGCAGGGGCGTCCGCTCAGCGAGTGGATCGCCGAGTTCCCCGTCTTCGTCTCCACCGCCGAGCTGCGCTACCCGGCCACCGAGGAGACCAAGTTCGCCATCGTGGAGCGCGCCACGGCGCACTTCCGCAAGGACCACGAGGTGATCGACGTGGACGGCGCCCGCGTTCTCTTCGGCGACGGCTGGGGGCTGATCCGCGCCTCCAACACGGAGCCGGTGCTGGTGGCGCGCTACGAGGCCAAGACCGACGAGCGCCTGGAGGAGATCCGCTCCGAGATGGAAGGCTGGCTCGCCGGCGAGGGCATCGGTGGCCCCTCCGTCGGCCACTGA
- a CDS encoding response regulator, giving the protein MSRRVLVIDDEDDIREVAQLALEAVAGWEVFSASSGAEGLRVAAERVPDAILLDVMMPEMDGPSTFRALRAQPATAEIPVILLTAKVQASDRTRFQDLGVSGVLTKPFDPMELARQIEEVLGW; this is encoded by the coding sequence ATGAGCAGACGTGTTCTGGTGATCGACGACGAGGACGACATCCGCGAGGTGGCGCAGCTCGCGCTGGAGGCGGTCGCCGGCTGGGAGGTGTTCAGCGCCAGCTCCGGCGCCGAGGGCCTCCGCGTCGCCGCGGAGCGCGTGCCCGACGCGATCCTCTTGGACGTGATGATGCCGGAGATGGACGGCCCCTCCACCTTTCGCGCGTTGCGGGCGCAACCGGCCACCGCGGAGATCCCCGTGATCCTCCTGACGGCCAAGGTGCAGGCCTCGGATCGCACGCGCTTCCAGGACCTGGGTGTCAGCGGCGTCCTCACCAAGCCGTTCGATCCGATGGAGCTCGCGCGGCAGATCGAGGAGGTGCTGGGGTGGTGA
- a CDS encoding RidA family protein has translation MTSLQKVHTDQAPAAIGPYSQAIVARGFVFTAGQIALDPVSMQLIEGDVVAQTEQVMKNLRAVLQEAGSDLSAVVKTTVFLRDMNDFTAMNEVYGRHFGDHAPARSSVQAAGLPRNCAVEIECVALVLEA, from the coding sequence ATGACGTCTCTTCAAAAGGTCCACACCGACCAGGCGCCCGCCGCCATCGGCCCGTACAGCCAGGCCATCGTGGCCCGCGGCTTCGTCTTCACCGCCGGGCAGATCGCGCTTGACCCGGTGAGCATGCAGCTCATCGAGGGCGACGTGGTGGCGCAGACGGAGCAGGTGATGAAGAACCTGCGCGCCGTGCTGCAGGAGGCCGGCTCAGACCTGTCTGCGGTGGTCAAGACGACGGTGTTCCTGCGCGACATGAACGACTTCACGGCCATGAACGAGGTGTACGGCCGCCACTTCGGCGACCATGCCCCGGCGCGGTCGAGCGTGCAGGCCGCCGGCCTCCCGCGCAACTGCGCCGTGGAGATCGAATGCGTGGCGCTGGTGCTCGAAGCCTGA
- a CDS encoding bifunctional ADP-heptose synthase has translation MERLTRARLDEILERGRGLRVVVVGDLMLDVYLVGAVSRISPEAPVPVVHVTEERTALGGAANVAANVAALGAACEVVGYVGMDAAGAQIRRELAELDGGKVHARLVERPDRPTTTKTRVVARQQQVVRFDRERDDDLPDDCAAELCEHVRAAVAACDALVLEDYNKGVLVPSVIRTALDAAEAAGIPSVVDPKFRNFFAFGGATVFKPNAVELGTAMASPVRAGDDEWLENARTQTGARHLLLTLGEDGMALRSEGGSSFRIPTQAREVYDVSGAGDTVTAFLAVALAAGATIEEAAVLANLAAGIEVGKPGVATVAPDELRAMLADRAEA, from the coding sequence ATGGAGCGGCTCACGCGGGCGCGGCTGGACGAGATCCTGGAGCGCGGGCGCGGCCTTCGCGTGGTGGTCGTCGGCGACCTGATGCTGGACGTGTACCTCGTGGGCGCCGTGTCGCGCATCTCGCCCGAGGCGCCGGTGCCGGTGGTGCACGTCACCGAGGAGCGGACGGCGCTGGGCGGAGCCGCCAACGTGGCCGCCAACGTCGCCGCGCTGGGCGCCGCGTGCGAGGTGGTGGGCTACGTGGGGATGGACGCCGCCGGGGCGCAGATCCGCCGCGAGCTGGCGGAGCTGGACGGCGGCAAGGTGCACGCGCGGCTGGTGGAGCGCCCCGACCGCCCCACCACCACCAAGACGCGCGTGGTGGCGCGGCAGCAGCAGGTGGTGCGCTTCGACCGCGAGCGCGACGACGACCTCCCGGACGACTGCGCCGCCGAGCTGTGCGAGCACGTCCGCGCCGCCGTCGCCGCGTGCGACGCGCTGGTGCTGGAGGACTACAACAAGGGCGTCCTGGTGCCGTCTGTGATCCGCACGGCGCTGGACGCGGCGGAGGCGGCGGGGATCCCCAGCGTGGTGGACCCCAAGTTCCGCAACTTCTTTGCGTTCGGCGGCGCCACCGTCTTCAAGCCCAACGCGGTGGAACTGGGCACGGCCATGGCCAGCCCCGTGCGCGCCGGCGACGACGAGTGGCTGGAGAACGCGCGCACCCAGACCGGCGCCCGCCACCTCCTCCTGACGCTGGGCGAGGACGGGATGGCGCTGCGCTCGGAGGGCGGCAGCTCGTTCCGCATCCCCACGCAGGCGCGGGAGGTCTACGACGTTTCCGGCGCGGGCGACACGGTGACGGCGTTCCTGGCCGTCGCCCTGGCCGCCGGCGCGACCATCGAGGAGGCCGCCGTCCTCGCCAACCTTGCCGCGGGAATCGAGGTGGGGAAACCCGGCGTCGCCACCGTCGCCCCGGACGAACTGCGGGCGATGCTCGCCGACCGCGCGGAAGCCTGA
- a CDS encoding O-acetyl-ADP-ribose deacetylase: MTPQERIRITNGDITKADVDAIVNAANTSLLGGGGVDGAIHRAAGPELVAECRMLGGCRTGEAKITRGYRLPARWVIHTVGPVWQDGSHGEDELLASAWRNSLAIATEHGLRTIAFPSISTGAYRFPLARAARIAIATALTHFRENELPEEVTVVCFGDEAYQHYLTALAAAD; this comes from the coding sequence ATGACGCCCCAGGAGCGCATCCGCATCACCAACGGCGACATCACAAAGGCGGACGTGGACGCCATCGTGAACGCCGCCAACACCTCTCTGCTCGGCGGCGGCGGGGTGGACGGCGCCATTCACCGCGCGGCAGGGCCCGAGCTCGTCGCCGAGTGCCGCATGCTGGGCGGCTGCCGCACCGGCGAGGCCAAGATCACGCGCGGCTACAGGTTGCCGGCGCGCTGGGTGATCCACACGGTGGGGCCGGTATGGCAGGACGGTAGCCATGGAGAGGACGAACTATTGGCCTCCGCGTGGCGCAATTCGCTCGCGATCGCGACGGAGCACGGGCTGCGCACCATTGCATTCCCGTCGATCAGCACCGGGGCCTATCGCTTCCCGCTGGCCCGAGCGGCGCGCATCGCAATCGCCACCGCGCTCACACACTTTCGCGAGAACGAGCTTCCGGAAGAGGTCACGGTGGTGTGCTTCGGGGACGAGGCATACCAGCACTACTTGACGGCACTCGCCGCCGCGGATTAA